The genomic segment GCCCTGACTGCATCCTCAGGGTCGACATTGCCGATCGTTTTGCTGGCCCGATCTGCCAGCCTTGCCCAGAATGCCGCCGATTAATCAGGCTGCAATGGCGGCTTCGATCAAGGCCACGATCTGGGAGCGGTTGGCGATTCCCTGGTGCGAACGGATTGACACCCCGTTGCGCACCGCGGCCAGCGAAGGGTGGGTTGCGGCCCGGAATTCGCGGCGGTAGGACGCCAGCTCGCGGTCGTCGTAATCCATGACGAGGAAGTGCACCCTGCCGGCGTATTCGGCCATCAGGTCGCGCACCACCGGCCTCACCGCACCGCATTTCGGGCACCAGATTGCGTCGGATACCCAGACCACCGGGGAGCTCGTCGCCAGCACTGCCTGAAAGCGGGCCTTATCGGCCTCGTACCGGGCAATGATGCTATCGCGATTCCTGGGATCGTAGGGATCCGGGACCGGAATCCCGTCTAACGTCTCGGGCTGCACGATTTCCGGCGTGGGCGTCGGGGTAGGAGTTGGCGTGGGAGAAGGCGTGGGTGTTGGGGTCGGTGACGGAGTCGGCGTCGGTGTTGGAGTAGGAGAAGGCGTCGGCGGAGGCGTGGGTGCGGGGGTTGGAGTCGGTGAAGGAGTCGGTGAAGGAGTCGGATTGGGAGTTGGGGTAGGAGTTGGCGTGGGAGAGGGCGTGGGTTCGGCGATCGGAGTCGGTGACGGAGTCGGCGTCGGTGTAGGGGTAGGAGTTGGCGTGACCGGATCTGCCGCGGGTCCAGCGCCGGCAACCAACGGGGTGGCAGTTAGCGGCGGCGCGGTCTGCACAGGCGTCGGCAGAGTTGAGGGAGCCTCTTCCGACGCGGGTGCTTCGGGCGGCGCAGGTGCGGGGAGCACCGCTACGGGCGAGGCTGACTGCAGCGGCGCCACATCCGATTCGGTGCCGTTGCAGGCAAAAAGTAAAACGCAAGCCAGGCAAGCAAGAACCAGTGGCAATCTGCGAACCATGGGTTTTGTCCACAAGTACGTGTGGGTCGGGGTGCGGCACGAAGGCGCACCGCAGGCTGTGGCAAGGCTATCAAATAGAGTGATCCGGAATGCCCGGATCAACCGCCGCGGCGCCGGCCGGAGGTCACTGGGAACGCTGGATCGACGCGAACTTCGAAAAAGCACTGGCGGAACTTGACCCCGCTGACATCAGCAAGGTTTTCGGCTTCGAGGCCAGCCAGGTCGATCCGGCCGACCTACTGCCTGCTTGCGCCGTAATCCTCCGGCAGGAACGAAGCTCCAGATTCGACTGCCAAGGGGCAAGGTTGTACCTGTAATGCCCCCTTCGGCCGCAACCAACGTTCGACTCAAGAAACCGATGGCTGCCGGGAATTCCCGCCTGGTGTTTTAGAGCCGCGGTTCGCGCCTGCGGCGCCACGTCTGCGGTGCGAGATTGAAGCCGGGTGACCGAATGACCCGCGCAGGGTCCCGCTCCCGGCCGCAAGGAACACTATTCCCGATCCGGCGACCAGC from the Chloroflexota bacterium genome contains:
- a CDS encoding thioredoxin family protein, whose product is MVAGAGPAADPVTPTPTPTPTPTPSPTPIAEPTPSPTPTPTPTPNPTPSPTPSPTPTPAPTPPPTPSPTPTPTPTPSPTPTPTPSPTPTPTPTPTPEIVQPETLDGIPVPDPYDPRNRDSIIARYEADKARFQAVLATSSPVVWVSDAIWCPKCGAVRPVVRDLMAEYAGRVHFLVMDYDDRELASYRREFRAATHPSLAAVRNGVSIRSHQGIANRSQIVALIEAAIAA